A region from the Paraburkholderia youngii genome encodes:
- a CDS encoding DNA translocase FtsK, with the protein MAKAPYTASAQALPHRMSRLFTEIRWILQVALGVFLLMSLVSYSRHDPSWTHAAQVDHISNWAGRVGAWTSDILLLLFGLSAYWWIVLLGRHISANYRRITRNEEPQDDDAPRGVSWLADAFAFMLVLLSCNGLEALRMWSLRVQLPRAPGGVIGEAVARGISHALGFTGGTLALLLGLGIGLSLYFRFSWLSVAEKVGESIISAVTFAKLRREAGLDRKLGEAAAVKREGKVEKGRVRIEEHEPVVIVPPLATPAKSERVEKERQVPLFTDLPGDSTLPPISLLDPAPAAQETISADTLEFTSRLIEKKLKDFGVEVSVVAAYPGPVVTRYEIEPATGVKGSQIVNLAKDLARSLSLVSIRVVETIPGKNYMALELPNQRRQTVSLSEILGSTVYADAASPLTMGLGKDIGGKPVCADLAKMPHLLVAGTTGSGKSVGINAMILSLLYKASAEQVRMILIDPKMLEMSVYEGIPHLLCPVVTDMRQAGHALNWAVAEMERRYKLMSKVGVRNLAGYNNKIDEATKREEKLPNPFSLTPDDPEPLTRLPNIVIVIDELADLMMVVGKKVEELIARIAQKARAAGIHLILATQRPSVDVITGLIKANVPTRMAFQVSSKIDSRTILDQQGAESLLGMGDMLYLPPGTGLPVRVHGAFVSDDEVHRVVDKLKEQGEPNYIEGILEGGVSGEGDEGSAGTASTEGESDPLYDQAVDVVLKNRRASISLVQRHLRIGYNRAARLLEQMENSGVVSAMSSNGNREILAPAREAE; encoded by the coding sequence ATGGCAAAAGCTCCCTATACCGCGAGCGCGCAGGCATTGCCGCACCGCATGTCGCGCCTCTTCACCGAAATCCGCTGGATTCTGCAGGTGGCCCTCGGCGTGTTCCTGCTGATGTCCCTCGTCAGCTACAGCAGGCACGACCCGAGCTGGACCCATGCCGCGCAGGTCGACCATATCTCGAACTGGGCGGGCCGCGTCGGCGCGTGGACCTCGGACATTCTGCTGCTGCTGTTCGGCCTGTCCGCCTACTGGTGGATCGTGCTGCTCGGCCGCCACATCTCCGCGAACTACCGGCGCATCACCCGCAACGAAGAGCCGCAGGACGACGACGCGCCGCGCGGCGTCAGCTGGCTCGCGGACGCGTTCGCGTTCATGCTCGTGCTGCTGTCGTGCAACGGCCTCGAGGCGCTGCGCATGTGGTCGCTGAGAGTGCAGTTGCCGCGCGCGCCGGGCGGCGTGATCGGCGAGGCCGTCGCGCGCGGCATCTCGCATGCGCTCGGCTTCACCGGCGGCACGCTCGCGCTGCTGCTCGGTCTGGGGATCGGGTTGTCGCTGTACTTCCGGTTTTCGTGGCTGTCGGTCGCGGAGAAGGTCGGCGAATCGATCATTTCCGCGGTGACGTTCGCGAAGCTGCGCCGCGAGGCCGGGCTCGATCGCAAGCTCGGCGAAGCGGCTGCCGTGAAGCGCGAAGGCAAGGTCGAGAAGGGCCGCGTGCGCATCGAGGAGCACGAGCCCGTGGTGATCGTGCCGCCGCTCGCCACGCCGGCGAAGTCGGAGCGTGTCGAGAAGGAACGCCAGGTGCCGCTCTTCACCGATCTGCCCGGCGACTCCACGCTGCCGCCCATCTCGTTGCTCGACCCCGCGCCCGCCGCGCAGGAAACCATTTCCGCAGACACGCTCGAATTCACGTCGCGCCTGATCGAGAAGAAGCTGAAGGACTTCGGCGTCGAAGTGAGCGTGGTCGCCGCGTATCCGGGCCCGGTCGTCACGCGCTATGAAATCGAGCCGGCCACCGGTGTGAAGGGCAGTCAGATCGTCAACCTCGCGAAGGACCTCGCTCGTTCGCTGTCGCTCGTGTCGATCCGCGTCGTCGAAACGATTCCGGGCAAGAACTACATGGCGTTGGAGCTGCCGAACCAGCGCCGTCAGACCGTGAGCCTGTCCGAAATTCTCGGCTCGACCGTGTATGCGGATGCCGCGTCGCCGCTCACGATGGGTCTCGGCAAGGACATCGGCGGCAAGCCGGTGTGCGCGGACCTCGCGAAGATGCCGCATTTGCTCGTCGCCGGCACGACCGGTTCGGGCAAGTCGGTCGGTATCAACGCGATGATCCTGTCGCTGTTGTACAAGGCGAGCGCCGAGCAGGTGCGCATGATCCTGATCGATCCGAAGATGCTCGAAATGAGCGTCTACGAAGGCATTCCCCACCTGCTGTGTCCGGTCGTCACCGACATGCGTCAGGCGGGCCACGCGCTGAACTGGGCGGTCGCCGAGATGGAGCGCCGCTACAAGCTGATGAGCAAGGTTGGCGTGCGTAACCTCGCCGGCTACAACAACAAGATCGACGAAGCGACCAAACGCGAGGAGAAGCTGCCGAATCCGTTCAGCCTGACGCCGGACGATCCGGAACCGCTGACGCGTTTGCCGAACATCGTGATCGTCATCGACGAACTGGCCGACCTGATGATGGTCGTCGGCAAGAAGGTCGAAGAGCTGATCGCGCGAATCGCGCAGAAGGCGCGCGCGGCCGGCATCCATCTGATACTCGCGACGCAGCGTCCGTCGGTCGACGTGATCACCGGCTTGATCAAGGCCAACGTGCCGACCCGTATGGCGTTCCAGGTGTCGTCGAAAATCGACTCGCGCACGATCCTCGACCAGCAGGGCGCCGAGTCGCTGCTCGGCATGGGCGACATGCTGTATCTGCCGCCGGGCACTGGTTTGCCGGTGCGTGTGCACGGCGCGTTCGTGTCGGATGACGAAGTGCATCGCGTCGTCGACAAGCTCAAGGAGCAGGGCGAGCCGAACTATATCGAGGGCATTCTCGAAGGCGGCGTGAGCGGCGAGGGCGACGAAGGTTCGGCGGGAACCGCGTCCACCGAAGGCGAGTCGGATCCGTTATACGACCAGGCGGTCGACGTCGTGCTGAAGAACCGCCGCGCGTCGATTTCACTGGTGCAGCGGCATCTGCGCATCGGCTACAACCGGGCGGCGCGTCTGCTTGAACAGATGGAGAATTCGGGCGTGGTGTCGGCGATGTCGTCGAACGGCAATCGCGAGATTCTGGCGCCGGCGCGCGAAGCGGAATAG
- a CDS encoding LysR family transcriptional regulator, which translates to MDRFEAMEIFTRVVEANSFTKVSESLDLPRAKVSRTIQALEEHVGVRLLNRSTRQVSVTEDGASFYERCVRILADVADAESSLSNKRENPAGTIRVDTSGTLARSLLLPALDDFYEQYPAIDVRLGLADRNIDLIQDGVDCVIRMGTPEESSLVAKRIGLARIVTCASPAYLQKFGTPTTLAELGEHRAVNYVSARSGRTFPFEFEVDGEIERVAMDSTLAVNDGSVYITAGVLGHGIIQPSRFMVAELIEQGALTEILGNYTSPGTPLSILYAHRRNLSSRLRAFIDWVGELARSNPDLRLPESA; encoded by the coding sequence ATGGACCGTTTCGAAGCGATGGAGATCTTCACGCGCGTGGTCGAAGCGAACAGCTTCACCAAGGTCTCGGAATCGCTCGATCTGCCACGCGCGAAGGTCAGCCGCACGATCCAGGCGCTCGAGGAACACGTCGGCGTGCGGCTCCTGAACCGCTCGACGCGTCAGGTCAGCGTGACCGAAGACGGCGCGTCGTTCTACGAGCGCTGCGTGCGCATTCTCGCCGACGTCGCCGATGCCGAGTCGTCGCTATCGAACAAGCGTGAGAATCCGGCCGGCACGATCCGCGTCGACACGTCCGGCACGCTCGCGCGCTCGCTGCTGCTGCCCGCGCTCGACGACTTCTACGAACAATACCCCGCGATCGACGTGCGTCTCGGTCTCGCGGATCGCAACATCGATCTGATCCAGGACGGCGTCGATTGCGTGATCCGCATGGGCACGCCCGAAGAGTCGAGCCTCGTCGCGAAGCGCATCGGGCTTGCGCGCATCGTCACATGCGCGTCGCCCGCGTATCTGCAGAAGTTCGGCACGCCGACCACGCTGGCCGAGCTCGGCGAGCATCGCGCGGTCAACTACGTGTCCGCGCGCAGCGGCCGGACCTTCCCGTTCGAATTCGAAGTCGACGGCGAAATCGAGCGCGTCGCGATGGACAGCACGCTCGCCGTCAACGACGGCTCCGTCTACATCACCGCGGGCGTGCTGGGCCACGGCATCATCCAGCCGTCGCGCTTCATGGTCGCCGAGCTGATCGAGCAAGGCGCGCTCACGGAGATTCTCGGCAACTACACGAGCCCCGGCACGCCGCTGTCGATCCTGTATGCGCACCGCCGCAATCTGAGTTCGCGGCTGCGCGCGTTCATCGATTGGGTCGGCGAGCTCGCGCGCAGCAATCCGGATTTGCGTTTGCCAGAGTCGGCATGA
- a CDS encoding Smr/MutS family protein, whose protein sequence is MPKNQPHPNEPKRPQAAPRPAPATAAPAVAPKLDRASGLAGLGALREALKGDAERREREQAAARAAQREAAADADLFRREIGEVAPLAIPPRATLTRNPPPPLPVQTLLDEEAVLHEAISDEFDPEVLLETDETLSYCRPGVSRDVVRKLRRGDWIVQAQIDLHGMRREEAREALAEFIRESVKRGLRCLRVIHGKGLGSIGKEPVLKGKVRAWLVQKAEVIAFCQARPHDGGAGAVVVLLQPGSLPPHTNLKV, encoded by the coding sequence ATGCCGAAGAATCAGCCCCATCCGAACGAACCGAAACGCCCGCAAGCCGCCCCGCGCCCCGCACCCGCAACAGCCGCGCCCGCCGTTGCGCCGAAGCTCGATCGCGCGTCCGGGCTCGCCGGACTCGGGGCGTTGCGTGAAGCGTTGAAGGGCGACGCCGAGCGGCGCGAGCGCGAACAGGCGGCGGCGCGAGCGGCGCAGCGCGAAGCGGCCGCCGACGCCGATCTGTTCCGCCGCGAGATCGGCGAAGTCGCGCCGCTCGCGATTCCGCCACGTGCGACGCTCACGCGCAATCCCCCGCCGCCGCTGCCGGTGCAGACGCTGCTCGATGAGGAAGCGGTGCTGCACGAAGCGATTTCCGATGAGTTCGACCCCGAAGTGCTGCTCGAAACCGACGAAACGCTGTCGTATTGCCGCCCCGGCGTGAGCCGCGACGTCGTGCGCAAGCTGCGGCGTGGCGACTGGATCGTGCAGGCGCAGATCGACCTGCACGGCATGCGGCGCGAGGAAGCACGCGAGGCGCTCGCGGAATTCATTCGCGAATCGGTCAAGCGCGGCCTGCGCTGCCTGCGCGTGATTCACGGCAAGGGTTTGGGGTCGATCGGCAAGGAGCCGGTGCTGAAAGGCAAAGTGCGCGCGTGGCTCGTGCAGAAAGCCGAAGTGATCGCGTTCTGTCAGGCGCGCCCGCATGACGGCGGCGCCGGCGCGGTGGTCGTGCTGTTGCAGCCGGGTTCGTTGCCGCCGCATACGAACCTGAAGGTCTGA
- a CDS encoding carbohydrate ABC transporter permease: MTASISGNGKTATVARRTSPIAALADRYIPKLVLAPSVVISLIFVYGFIAITGYLSLSTSRLMPRWEFAGLDRYRELFQNDVFWTSAANLGWFGIPFIGICIGLGLLLAILLDQQIRNEGALRAVFLYPMALSFIVTGTAWQWILSPGIGIEKVFHDWGWTSFEFNWLGDPDRAIFCIVIAAVWQSTGFVMALFLAGLRGVDSEIFKAAQMDGAGLPTIYRKIVIPSMRPVFFSVLLILCHITIKTFDLVVALTAGGPGTSSSLPAIFMYTFSFNRGQLGVGAASSIMMLATVVAVLVPLMYLESRSTRNAI; the protein is encoded by the coding sequence GTGACTGCTTCCATCAGCGGGAACGGGAAAACGGCCACCGTCGCCCGCCGCACGTCGCCCATAGCGGCCCTTGCCGATCGCTATATTCCGAAGCTGGTGCTCGCACCCAGCGTCGTGATCAGCCTCATCTTCGTGTATGGCTTTATCGCAATTACCGGCTATCTGTCGCTGTCTACTTCGCGACTGATGCCTCGTTGGGAATTCGCGGGTCTCGACCGCTATCGCGAGCTGTTCCAGAACGACGTGTTCTGGACTTCGGCCGCGAACCTCGGCTGGTTCGGCATTCCGTTCATCGGTATCTGCATCGGTCTGGGTCTGTTGCTCGCGATCCTGCTCGATCAGCAGATCCGCAACGAAGGCGCGCTGCGCGCCGTGTTCCTGTATCCGATGGCGCTGTCGTTCATCGTGACCGGCACCGCGTGGCAATGGATTCTGTCGCCGGGCATCGGCATCGAGAAGGTGTTTCACGACTGGGGCTGGACGAGCTTCGAGTTCAACTGGCTCGGCGACCCGGACCGGGCGATCTTCTGTATCGTGATCGCGGCGGTCTGGCAATCCACCGGCTTCGTGATGGCGCTGTTCCTCGCCGGTTTGCGCGGCGTCGACAGTGAAATCTTCAAGGCCGCGCAGATGGACGGCGCGGGCCTGCCGACCATCTACCGCAAGATCGTGATTCCGAGCATGCGGCCGGTGTTCTTCTCCGTGCTGCTGATTCTTTGCCACATCACCATCAAGACGTTCGACCTGGTCGTCGCGCTGACCGCCGGCGGTCCGGGCACGTCGTCGTCGCTGCCGGCCATCTTCATGTACACGTTTTCGTTCAATCGCGGACAGCTCGGCGTCGGCGCGGCCTCGTCGATCATGATGCTCGCCACCGTGGTGGCCGTGCTCGTGCCGCTGATGTATCTGGAATCGAGGAGCACCCGCAATGCAATCTAA
- a CDS encoding ABC transporter substrate-binding protein, whose translation MKFRAIMGALCAAGLMCGVSAVQAAESIEVLHWWTSGGESRAVGVLKDDMTKQGYTWKDFAVAGGAGAAAMTALKTQVISGNAPSAAQIKGPLIQDWASQGVLVPIDSVAGDWKKNLPPQVDKIMQADGHYVGAPFSVHRVNWLYINKAALDKAGGKVPTTWPEFFAVADKMKAAGIQPIAMGGQPWQDLTLWEDVVLSEGADFYKKALVDLDEKTLTSEKMVQVFDTVRKIQGYFDAGRTGRDWNLATAMVINGKAGMQFMGDWAKGEFTNAGKKSGTDYICAVVPQTDKAYTFNVDSFVFFQQKGQKAATPGQLSLAKTIMSPEFQEQFSLYKGSIPVRLGVPMDKFDDCAKKSYADEQIAIKAGGYVPSLAHGMAQPDAAAGAISDVVTKFMNSQQDSKTAVQALAKAAKTK comes from the coding sequence ATGAAATTTCGCGCGATCATGGGCGCTCTGTGCGCTGCGGGTCTGATGTGTGGCGTGTCGGCCGTGCAGGCCGCCGAGTCGATCGAAGTGCTGCACTGGTGGACTTCGGGCGGCGAATCCAGGGCCGTCGGCGTCCTCAAGGACGACATGACGAAGCAGGGCTACACGTGGAAGGACTTCGCGGTCGCAGGCGGCGCTGGCGCGGCTGCGATGACGGCACTGAAGACGCAGGTGATCTCGGGCAACGCGCCGAGCGCCGCGCAGATCAAGGGCCCGCTGATCCAGGACTGGGCTTCGCAGGGCGTGCTGGTGCCGATCGACTCGGTCGCTGGCGACTGGAAGAAGAACCTGCCGCCGCAAGTCGACAAGATCATGCAAGCGGACGGCCACTATGTCGGCGCGCCGTTCTCGGTGCATCGCGTGAACTGGCTGTACATCAACAAGGCGGCACTGGACAAGGCAGGCGGCAAGGTGCCGACCACGTGGCCTGAGTTCTTCGCGGTGGCCGACAAGATGAAGGCCGCGGGCATCCAGCCGATCGCGATGGGCGGCCAGCCGTGGCAAGACCTGACGCTGTGGGAAGACGTCGTGCTGTCGGAAGGCGCGGACTTCTACAAGAAGGCGCTGGTCGACCTCGACGAGAAGACCCTGACCTCGGAGAAGATGGTCCAGGTGTTCGACACGGTCCGCAAGATCCAGGGCTACTTCGACGCGGGCCGCACGGGCCGTGACTGGAACCTCGCCACGGCGATGGTCATCAACGGCAAGGCCGGCATGCAGTTCATGGGCGACTGGGCGAAGGGCGAGTTCACCAACGCCGGCAAGAAGTCGGGCACGGACTACATCTGCGCGGTGGTGCCGCAAACGGACAAGGCCTACACGTTCAACGTCGACTCGTTCGTGTTCTTCCAGCAGAAGGGCCAGAAGGCCGCGACGCCGGGCCAGCTCTCCCTCGCGAAGACGATCATGTCGCCGGAGTTCCAGGAGCAGTTCAGCCTGTACAAGGGTTCGATCCCGGTGCGTCTCGGCGTGCCGATGGACAAATTCGACGACTGCGCGAAGAAGTCGTACGCGGATGAGCAGATCGCGATCAAGGCCGGCGGTTATGTGCCGTCGCTCGCTCACGGCATGGCTCAGCCGGATGCCGCGGCAGGCGCGATCTCCGACGTCGTCACGAAGTTCATGAACTCGCAGCAAGATTCGAAGACCGCGGTTCAGGCTCTCGCGAAGGCAGCGAAGACCAAGTAA
- a CDS encoding carbohydrate ABC transporter permease encodes MQSKMTISRAVIYAALLLFALYFLFPLYVMLSTSFKDIDQLRTGNLLTPPTSWTFAPWLKAWSGACTGVRCEGMQPFFMNSVRMVIPAVLISSIIGAFNGYVLTHWRFRGADPIFTMLLVGCFIPFQAILLPMARLEGILGLSNTVSGLVLVHVIYGIAFTTMFFRNFYVSVPAELVKAARIDGAGFFTIFTKILLPVSLPIFMVCLIWQFTQIWNDFLFGIVFSGVDSMPITVALNNLVNTSTGVKEYNVDMAGAIIAALPTLLVYIIAGRYFVRGLTAGAVKG; translated from the coding sequence ATGCAATCTAAGATGACGATAAGCCGTGCCGTCATTTACGCGGCCCTGCTTCTGTTCGCGCTGTACTTCCTGTTTCCGCTGTACGTGATGCTGTCGACGTCGTTCAAGGACATCGATCAGCTGCGCACCGGCAACCTGCTGACCCCGCCGACGAGTTGGACCTTCGCGCCGTGGCTCAAGGCGTGGAGCGGCGCATGCACGGGCGTGCGTTGCGAAGGCATGCAGCCGTTCTTCATGAACTCGGTGCGCATGGTGATTCCGGCCGTGCTGATCTCGTCGATCATCGGCGCGTTCAACGGCTACGTGCTCACGCACTGGCGCTTCCGCGGGGCCGATCCGATCTTCACGATGCTGCTGGTCGGCTGCTTCATCCCGTTCCAGGCGATCCTGCTGCCGATGGCGCGCCTCGAAGGCATCCTCGGCCTGTCGAACACGGTGAGCGGTCTGGTGCTCGTGCACGTGATCTACGGTATCGCGTTCACCACGATGTTCTTCCGCAACTTCTACGTGAGCGTGCCGGCTGAACTCGTGAAGGCGGCGCGTATCGACGGTGCGGGTTTCTTCACGATCTTCACGAAGATTCTGCTGCCGGTGTCGCTGCCGATCTTCATGGTGTGCCTGATCTGGCAATTCACGCAGATCTGGAACGACTTCCTGTTCGGTATCGTGTTCTCCGGCGTCGATTCGATGCCGATCACCGTGGCGCTGAACAATCTCGTGAACACCTCGACCGGCGTGAAGGAATACAACGTGGACATGGCCGGCGCGATCATCGCGGCGCTGCCCACGCTGCTCGTCTACATCATCGCCGGACGTTACTTCGTGCGCGGCCTGACCGCGGGCGCGGTGAAGGGCTGA
- a CDS encoding ABC transporter ATP-binding protein: protein MASLSIRDVYKTYPNGVPVLKGVNIDIEDGQFLILVGGSGCGKSTLLNMIAGLETVTKGEIQIDGKTVNNLSPKDRDIAMVFQSYALYPSMTVRDNISFGLNIRKVPKQEQTQIVERVSNTLQIKHLLDRKPGQLSGGQRQRVAMGRALARDPVMFLFDEPLSNLDAKLRIEMRSEIKLLHQRLGTTIVYVTHDQIEAMTLGDRIAVMKDGIVQQFGAPQEIYDSPSNLFVAGFIGAPPMNFIEGKLVEQGSGVGIELDTGIARKVLVLPFDSAKVRSHVGNNVILGLRPERITDARSAHGDDSKLQPVEVKVDVIEPTGPDTLVFAQVNGKRIVSRVHPASNPQPEKNATLLFDTSKAVLFDPANEERIA from the coding sequence ATGGCAAGCCTTTCCATCCGTGACGTGTACAAGACCTACCCGAACGGGGTGCCGGTTCTGAAGGGTGTCAACATCGACATCGAAGACGGCCAGTTCCTGATTCTGGTCGGCGGCTCGGGCTGCGGTAAGTCGACGCTGCTCAACATGATTGCCGGTCTCGAAACCGTGACCAAGGGCGAGATCCAGATCGACGGCAAGACCGTCAACAACCTGTCGCCGAAAGATCGCGACATCGCGATGGTGTTCCAGTCGTACGCGCTGTATCCGTCGATGACGGTGCGCGACAACATCTCGTTCGGCCTGAACATCCGCAAGGTGCCGAAGCAGGAGCAGACGCAGATCGTCGAGCGCGTGTCGAACACGCTGCAGATCAAGCATCTGCTCGACCGCAAGCCGGGCCAGCTGTCGGGCGGCCAGCGTCAGCGTGTCGCGATGGGCCGCGCACTTGCGCGCGATCCGGTGATGTTCCTGTTCGACGAGCCGCTGTCGAACCTCGACGCGAAGCTGCGTATCGAGATGCGCTCGGAAATCAAGCTGCTGCATCAGCGCCTTGGCACGACGATCGTCTACGTGACGCACGACCAGATCGAAGCGATGACGCTCGGCGACCGCATCGCGGTGATGAAGGACGGCATCGTGCAGCAGTTCGGCGCGCCGCAGGAAATCTACGACTCGCCGTCGAACCTGTTCGTCGCGGGCTTCATCGGTGCGCCGCCGATGAACTTCATCGAAGGCAAGCTGGTCGAGCAGGGCTCGGGCGTCGGCATCGAACTCGATACGGGCATCGCGCGCAAGGTGCTGGTGCTGCCGTTCGATTCGGCGAAGGTGCGCTCGCACGTCGGCAACAACGTGATTCTCGGCCTGCGTCCGGAGCGCATCACCGATGCGCGCAGCGCGCACGGCGACGACTCGAAGCTGCAGCCGGTCGAAGTGAAGGTCGACGTGATCGAGCCGACCGGTCCGGACACGCTGGTGTTCGCGCAGGTCAACGGCAAGCGCATCGTGAGCCGCGTGCACCCGGCGTCGAACCCGCAACCGGAGAAGAACGCGACGCTGCTGTTCGATACGTCGAAGGCGGTGTTGTTCGATCCCGCGAATGAAGAGCGCATTGCGTAA
- the trxB gene encoding thioredoxin-disulfide reductase translates to MPATATKHAKVLILGSGPAGYTAAVYAARANLAPVLVTGLAQGGQLMTTTDVENWPADANGVQGPELMARFLEHAERFNTEIIFDHIHTAKLDEKPIRLIGDSGEYTCDSLIISTGASAQYLGLPSEEAFMGKGVSACATCDGFFYKQQHVAVIGGGNTAVEEALYLAGIAKKVTVIHRRDKFRAEPILIDRLLAKEKEGVVEIKWNHVLEEVTGDASGVTGLRIKHTQTGETTDIALQGLFVAIGHKPNTDIFEGQLEMKNGYIITKGGLNGFATATSVPGVFAAGDVQDHIYRQAITSAGTGCMAALDAQRYLETINEMAGEHAMSAEADR, encoded by the coding sequence ATGCCCGCAACTGCAACGAAACACGCCAAGGTTCTGATTCTCGGTTCCGGCCCCGCCGGCTACACGGCGGCGGTTTACGCGGCGCGCGCCAACCTCGCGCCGGTACTCGTCACCGGCCTCGCGCAAGGCGGCCAGCTGATGACCACGACCGACGTCGAAAACTGGCCCGCCGACGCCAACGGCGTGCAAGGCCCGGAACTGATGGCGCGCTTCCTCGAGCACGCCGAGCGCTTCAACACCGAGATCATCTTCGACCACATCCACACGGCGAAGCTCGATGAGAAGCCGATTCGCCTGATCGGCGATTCGGGCGAATACACCTGCGACTCGCTGATCATCTCGACGGGTGCATCGGCGCAATATCTCGGCCTGCCGTCGGAAGAGGCGTTCATGGGCAAGGGCGTGTCGGCCTGCGCCACCTGCGACGGCTTCTTCTATAAGCAGCAGCACGTTGCCGTGATCGGCGGCGGCAATACGGCCGTCGAAGAGGCGCTGTACCTCGCCGGCATCGCGAAGAAGGTCACCGTGATCCATCGCCGTGACAAGTTCCGCGCCGAGCCGATTCTGATCGACCGTCTGCTCGCGAAAGAGAAGGAAGGCGTCGTCGAAATCAAGTGGAACCATGTGCTCGAAGAAGTAACCGGCGACGCCTCCGGCGTCACCGGCCTGCGCATCAAGCACACGCAGACTGGCGAGACCACCGACATCGCGCTGCAGGGCCTGTTCGTCGCGATCGGCCACAAGCCGAACACGGACATCTTCGAAGGCCAGCTCGAGATGAAGAACGGCTACATCATCACCAAGGGCGGCCTGAACGGTTTCGCGACCGCGACGAGCGTGCCGGGTGTGTTCGCCGCCGGCGACGTGCAGGACCATATCTATCGCCAGGCGATCACGAGCGCGGGCACCGGCTGTATGGCCGCGCTCGATGCACAGCGCTATCTCGAGACCATCAACGAGATGGCCGGCGAGCACGCGATGAGCGCGGAAGCGGACCGGTGA
- a CDS encoding glutathione S-transferase family protein, with the protein MPLKLYAHPFSSYCQKALTALYENGTPFEMRVLAYDDPQIMAEFAALWPIKRFPVLVDGGRTVVEATIIIEYLGLQYPGPVALLPADPRAALDVRMLDRFFDNYISTPQQKVVFDSLRPEAERDARGVADARAMLDTAYAWLNRHMAEREWAAGDSFSLADCGAAPFLFYADWTHPIDSAFAHVRAYRQRLLARPSFARAVDEARPYRPLFPLGAPDRD; encoded by the coding sequence ATGCCCCTGAAGCTTTATGCCCATCCGTTCTCGTCGTACTGCCAGAAGGCCTTGACCGCGTTGTACGAAAACGGCACGCCGTTCGAGATGCGCGTGCTCGCGTACGACGACCCGCAGATCATGGCCGAATTCGCCGCGCTGTGGCCGATCAAGCGCTTCCCGGTGCTCGTCGACGGCGGGCGCACGGTGGTCGAGGCGACCATCATCATCGAATATCTGGGCCTGCAGTATCCGGGGCCTGTCGCGTTGTTGCCGGCCGACCCGCGCGCCGCGCTCGATGTGCGCATGTTGGACCGCTTCTTCGACAACTACATTTCGACGCCGCAGCAAAAGGTCGTGTTCGATAGCCTGCGTCCCGAAGCCGAGCGCGACGCGCGTGGCGTCGCCGATGCACGCGCGATGCTCGACACCGCTTATGCCTGGCTCAACCGCCACATGGCCGAGCGCGAATGGGCCGCCGGCGACAGCTTCAGCCTCGCCGACTGCGGCGCCGCCCCGTTTCTGTTCTACGCCGACTGGACGCATCCGATCGACTCCGCGTTCGCGCACGTGCGCGCGTACCGGCAGAGGCTGCTCGCGCGGCCGTCGTTCGCCCGCGCGGTCGACGAGGCGCGGCCGTATCGGCCGCTATTTCCGCTGGGTGCGCCAGACCGGGATTGA
- the lolA gene encoding outer membrane lipoprotein chaperone LolA codes for MQAIARQDARQRKAGRLGERVCRGMRKIARAAGSVAIGASLLVASHAFASGTEQLKAFVSQVHSARGTFVQQEVRAPSKAQGASGALSTANPGKPTTSSGTFMFARPGKFIWQYEKPYSQLLQADGDKLFVYDKDLNQVTVRALGNALGASPAAILFGSNDLEKNFTLRDAGMKAGIDWLELTPKAKDTQFERVGIGFKDGNLEAMELHDVFGNVTLLTFSNIQKNPPLPSDAFKFTVPKGADVING; via the coding sequence ATGCAAGCAATCGCGCGGCAGGATGCCCGACAGCGTAAAGCGGGCCGCCTCGGCGAGCGCGTGTGCCGCGGCATGCGCAAGATCGCGCGCGCCGCCGGCAGTGTCGCGATCGGTGCGTCGCTGCTCGTTGCGTCGCACGCGTTCGCGAGCGGCACCGAGCAACTGAAGGCCTTTGTCTCGCAGGTCCATTCGGCGCGCGGCACCTTCGTGCAACAGGAAGTGCGCGCGCCGAGCAAGGCGCAGGGCGCGAGCGGCGCGCTGTCCACCGCGAACCCGGGCAAGCCGACCACGTCGAGCGGCACGTTCATGTTCGCGCGGCCCGGCAAGTTCATCTGGCAATACGAGAAGCCCTACTCGCAATTGTTGCAGGCGGACGGCGACAAGCTCTTCGTCTATGACAAGGATCTGAACCAGGTGACGGTGCGCGCGCTCGGCAACGCGCTCGGCGCGAGCCCGGCGGCGATCCTGTTCGGCAGCAACGACCTGGAGAAGAATTTCACGCTGCGCGACGCGGGCATGAAAGCCGGCATCGACTGGCTCGAACTGACGCCGAAGGCGAAGGACACGCAGTTCGAGCGCGTCGGCATCGGCTTCAAGGACGGCAATCTGGAAGCGATGGAATTGCACGACGTGTTCGGCAACGTCACGCTGCTGACGTTCTCGAACATCCAGAAAAATCCGCCACTGCCGTCCGATGCGTTCAAGTTCACGGTGCCGAAGGGCGCGGATGTGATCAACGGGTGA